A single region of the Vagococcus teuberi genome encodes:
- a CDS encoding PBP1A family penicillin-binding protein: MEQVKKYLEVIKSWLIRFGAWLKPHWQTFRVHQKRIWKKYHINKIILLTALTVVLVTSIYLFYLAKSMNVSGLKAGLEQSTTIYDKDGDEAGKLRKNGGTFVTLDNISPYVVDALISTEDRRFYQHKGYDVKGILRAAARKVIRRNNSGGGGSTITQQLAKNAFLDQQQTYTRKAKELFLAIELEKEYSKDEILEMYLNKSYFGSGVWGIQDASKKYFGKDAKDLTIDEAAVLVGVLKGPSLYNPIDHMDYAVNRRNTVLSVMVDNGKLDKATADGLMKEPIYLTDTYVPDKESYKYPYYFDAVISEATDKTGLTDAEISNGGYKIYTALDQVYQQGMDKTFADDSLFPPAASDGAIVEGTSVAINPSSGGVMGIIGGRGEYTYRGWNRATDSKLSPGSTMKPLSVYTPALEAGYKPDDMLKDEELSYYDVHNFSRTYSGETSMTNALIHSLNAPAVWLMHEIGIDRGYKKVEQFGIKLDQEDKYYGLALGGLTKGARPIDMASAYTVFANEGVRKETHFITKIEDSHGVIIYENQKPKSTRVTTPEVAEEMTSMLQGVYSSGTGAAAQPYGYQIAGKTGTTENINADGMSKDQWMIGYTPDVVVATWIGFDKSGPDHYLPGNDSSYISNVFRTEMQSILGASPNTPFPVKDATQTEEYIGSQENNTTTNGKLDGIGDTLNDVGGKIKQGADTVGEGIKKGLDKVGEAWQGIWDRVTQ, from the coding sequence ATGGAACAAGTTAAGAAGTATTTAGAAGTGATAAAATCCTGGCTAATCAGGTTTGGTGCATGGTTAAAACCTCATTGGCAAACATTTCGAGTACATCAAAAAAGAATATGGAAGAAATACCATATCAATAAAATAATTTTATTAACAGCTTTAACAGTTGTCTTAGTCACAAGCATTTATCTGTTTTATTTAGCTAAGAGTATGAATGTTTCTGGGTTAAAAGCAGGATTGGAACAATCCACGACGATTTATGATAAAGACGGTGATGAAGCAGGTAAGCTTCGAAAAAATGGCGGAACGTTTGTAACGTTAGATAACATCTCACCGTATGTGGTAGATGCCTTGATTTCTACAGAGGACCGCCGCTTTTATCAGCATAAAGGATACGATGTGAAAGGGATTCTAAGAGCCGCAGCTAGAAAAGTGATTAGAAGAAATAATAGCGGTGGTGGTGGGAGTACTATCACACAGCAGTTAGCAAAAAATGCCTTTTTAGACCAACAACAAACATATACGCGTAAAGCAAAAGAACTCTTTTTAGCAATAGAGTTGGAAAAAGAGTATTCAAAAGATGAAATTTTAGAAATGTACTTAAACAAATCGTACTTTGGTAGTGGGGTTTGGGGAATTCAAGATGCATCAAAAAAATATTTTGGTAAAGATGCTAAAGATTTAACAATTGATGAAGCAGCTGTACTTGTCGGTGTGTTGAAAGGTCCTAGTTTATACAATCCGATTGATCATATGGATTATGCAGTCAATCGCCGTAACACAGTGCTATCTGTGATGGTTGATAATGGAAAATTAGATAAGGCTACGGCAGATGGTTTGATGAAAGAACCGATTTATTTAACGGATACCTATGTACCCGATAAGGAATCATATAAATATCCTTATTACTTTGACGCGGTCATTTCTGAAGCGACTGATAAAACAGGCTTAACAGATGCGGAAATTTCGAATGGCGGTTACAAAATATATACAGCTTTAGATCAAGTGTATCAACAAGGCATGGACAAAACGTTTGCAGATGATAGTTTGTTTCCTCCTGCAGCGTCAGACGGTGCCATTGTAGAAGGAACGTCTGTGGCGATTAACCCTAGCTCTGGTGGTGTGATGGGGATTATTGGAGGACGTGGTGAGTACACGTATCGTGGCTGGAATCGTGCGACTGATTCAAAATTATCGCCAGGGTCTACGATGAAACCTCTATCTGTTTATACGCCAGCTTTAGAAGCAGGATACAAACCAGATGATATGTTAAAAGATGAAGAGTTATCTTATTATGATGTGCATAACTTCTCTCGCACATATAGTGGTGAAACATCTATGACGAATGCCTTGATACATAGTTTAAATGCTCCAGCAGTTTGGTTAATGCATGAGATCGGCATTGATAGAGGATATAAAAAAGTTGAACAGTTTGGTATTAAGCTAGACCAAGAAGATAAGTATTATGGACTTGCGTTAGGTGGGCTAACAAAAGGAGCTAGACCAATCGACATGGCAAGTGCATATACGGTATTTGCTAACGAGGGAGTTAGAAAAGAAACACATTTTATTACAAAAATTGAAGACTCACATGGTGTGATTATATATGAGAATCAAAAACCAAAATCAACACGTGTGACAACACCTGAAGTGGCTGAAGAGATGACAAGTATGCTTCAAGGTGTATATAGTTCAGGAACAGGAGCCGCTGCTCAGCCGTACGGTTATCAAATAGCCGGTAAAACAGGAACGACTGAAAATATAAATGCAGATGGTATGTCAAAAGATCAGTGGATGATTGGGTACACACCAGATGTGGTGGTAGCTACGTGGATTGGTTTTGATAAGAGTGGACCAGATCATTATTTACCAGGTAATGATAGTAGTTACATTTCAAATGTGTTTAGAACAGAGATGCAAAGTATACTGGGAGCCTCACCCAACACGCCGTTTCCAGTAAAAGACGCCACACAAACTGAAGAATATATTGGTAGCCAAGAAAATAACACGACGACTAATGGAAAACTAGACGGAATTGGTGATACATTAAATGATGTGGGTGGAAAAATCAAACAAGGTGCAGACACAGTAGGAGAAGGTATCAAAAAAGGTTTAGATAAAGTTGGCGAAGCTTGGCAAGGTATTTGGGACAGAGTAACCCAATAA
- a CDS encoding YlbF family regulator — protein MSNNIYDSANQIEREIRQMDEFLALSSAFDAVKANQEAFELFKAFQELQMTLQQKQMQGEEFSDEDAQKAQEMAEKVQGEALIQDLMQKEQAFSMIVNDLNRIIMQPVQDLYTLD, from the coding sequence ATGTCAAATAATATTTATGATAGTGCCAATCAAATCGAACGCGAAATTCGTCAAATGGATGAATTTTTAGCTTTAAGTAGTGCTTTTGATGCAGTAAAAGCTAATCAAGAAGCATTTGAATTATTTAAAGCATTCCAAGAACTACAAATGACCTTACAACAAAAACAAATGCAAGGTGAAGAATTTTCTGACGAGGATGCTCAAAAAGCACAAGAAATGGCAGAAAAAGTTCAAGGTGAAGCATTAATCCAAGATTTAATGCAAAAAGAACAAGCTTTTAGCATGATTGTTAATGACTTAAACCGCATCATTATGCAACCAGTTCAAGATTTATATACGTTAGATTAA
- a CDS encoding metallophosphoesterase family protein — MKFIHMADLHIDQPFSGITTEDVAFQKEIQQINYKVFEAIIDLCIKSSVDFLLVVGDTFHQATSSIYTQKFIIDQFKKLEEHHITVVMSFGNHDYYTKSRYWFDWPENVVLFDKEEVTTKVLTLKNGQSVSISGFSYEHQWITDQKALEFPERSTETDYHIGFYHGEIGQEGKYAPFSLSQLKSTYDYWGLGHIHKSEELMEKPLTIYPGTPQGHTRKERDTKGVSFVEVSGSSVSQRFIDVSKATWVQQDISLKETTRVEQLAKIEKEIIAARYMKEVTLLVVKLSPSSEEGISELLLHKEEILSYLQRQLLRKTSYYIWLVDIVIEPIKSNQLIMGFEASLIDDLSQHFLQRNEFFSVAKDITQQPIVGTNIIFDEEDIQRIVEESSQLVKDKMIFKNGVGQ; from the coding sequence ATGAAATTTATTCATATGGCAGATTTACATATAGATCAACCTTTTTCTGGGATTACTACAGAAGATGTAGCGTTCCAAAAAGAGATACAACAAATAAATTATAAGGTGTTTGAAGCAATTATTGATTTGTGTATTAAAAGTTCAGTCGATTTTTTATTAGTGGTAGGTGATACGTTTCATCAAGCAACATCATCAATCTATACACAAAAATTTATTATAGATCAGTTTAAAAAATTAGAAGAGCATCACATTACAGTGGTGATGTCTTTTGGCAATCATGATTACTATACTAAGAGTCGTTACTGGTTTGACTGGCCAGAAAATGTCGTACTTTTTGACAAAGAAGAAGTAACGACAAAAGTACTGACTTTAAAGAACGGTCAAAGTGTTTCGATTAGTGGGTTTTCTTATGAACATCAGTGGATTACTGACCAAAAGGCGTTGGAATTTCCTGAAAGAAGTACTGAAACGGATTATCATATTGGTTTTTATCATGGCGAAATTGGACAAGAAGGTAAGTACGCACCGTTTTCTTTATCACAATTAAAATCAACATATGATTATTGGGGATTGGGGCATATTCATAAGAGTGAAGAATTAATGGAAAAACCATTAACAATTTATCCTGGAACACCTCAAGGACATACAAGAAAAGAACGAGACACTAAAGGTGTTAGTTTTGTTGAAGTGAGTGGATCAAGTGTTTCTCAACGTTTTATTGATGTGAGTAAAGCAACATGGGTACAACAAGATATCTCATTAAAAGAAACAACAAGAGTAGAACAATTAGCAAAAATAGAAAAAGAAATTATAGCAGCTAGATACATGAAAGAAGTCACGTTATTAGTTGTGAAGCTAAGCCCATCATCAGAAGAAGGCATTAGTGAATTATTATTACACAAAGAAGAAATACTAAGCTACTTACAACGTCAACTACTACGCAAAACATCGTATTATATTTGGTTAGTAGATATTGTGATTGAACCAATTAAATCAAATCAATTAATTATGGGCTTTGAAGCGAGTTTAATTGATGATTTGTCTCAGCATTTTCTACAACGAAATGAGTTTTTCTCAGTCGCTAAGGACATTACCCAACAGCCAATTGTGGGGACTAATATAATATTTGATGAAGAAGACATTCAGCGGATTGTTGAAGAAAGTAGTCAGTTAGTAAAAGATAAAATGATTTTTAAAAATGGAGTAGGCCAATGA
- a CDS encoding ATP-binding protein translates to MKIRRLYINGFGKFNNQVFNLKEDNQLIFGDNESGKSTLYHFIRTILFGFPKKRDMVRDFTPVEGATYGGHIIVDHPIHGELYIERFKEKNKGQAYVRLEDGRVGDEHLLMSLITPLTKEVFDEVFSFQQEQLIDLNELNEVRLQRLLLTVGLTGSERLTAISNDFLKDRQQIYKPSGRIPLLNQQLKEFNRLEQSIRLVEEQENTYRAKWNRRLELEKLLEKEKKELEDSMSLEKTLLEQQKYFPLYTEWQTLNQETGGSSTEQAPKTTVKSVSEALQEYKFLTKKETELLENQSDIIKDITPAVQFYLENQELFDQLLDDQLSVQSISERQEVLQQQLDAYTSSKKELYDKYRLSNALLDVVIEDKEEESLKELAEAEEELLRKQVILSNEKSRLSIRQRNLDKELSKSENQLSIPSMSHSEDGEIDEAPFFDSFTIKMFSGLSLAIAVMMLLLAIVLGLSWLYVIVAAFVGLGVFGFIKANKVPKYHPVTPEEAKSIYKQQLNEADQLADELNDLEKNLAIFNEQEALVNKQKEQWVTAYGFPMDETVSMWLTTLPVFSQLRDIQKNEQEMTLQLATIDKAITSYKESLSFAKDWIPLEGKNIRESFKEVKQFADTQKEAINRLEGSETNNIQSELASIRHQKSACQTLINELTNQHESTPIDVAKEWLNRQEQLGQNANRIDELERQLENVFDLSKNYNLLSINKSLMKLKAEQDEHKDQEKAYQTEWQQIDYDMKQMEKNGSLDDLRQERATQLSKIEEMTEQWLTLRFSEELVQRLFQYLSDQQLPTLLGTVTGYFNLLTNKTYHKVLVEDGQLIIVDNHQRQWKIDQLSTGTKDQLYMAFRLAFIHLHSEDYGSPIIIDDGWLHFDDTRKVTLFKLLDMLGKDNQVICLTSDTTMRDYFETKDKSVLVIGKEETA, encoded by the coding sequence ATGAAAATAAGACGATTATATATAAATGGGTTTGGAAAATTTAATAATCAAGTCTTCAATCTTAAGGAAGATAATCAGCTCATTTTTGGTGACAATGAATCTGGAAAATCTACGCTTTATCATTTCATTCGCACGATTTTATTTGGGTTTCCTAAGAAAAGAGACATGGTACGTGATTTCACTCCAGTAGAAGGTGCAACGTATGGTGGTCATATTATTGTGGATCATCCTATTCATGGAGAGTTATATATCGAACGTTTCAAAGAAAAGAATAAAGGTCAAGCATATGTTAGATTAGAGGATGGTCGAGTAGGTGATGAGCACTTATTGATGTCGTTGATAACGCCACTAACGAAAGAAGTATTTGATGAAGTATTTAGTTTTCAACAAGAACAACTGATTGATCTAAATGAGTTGAATGAAGTGAGATTACAGCGTTTGCTCCTAACGGTTGGCTTGACAGGCAGTGAAAGGCTGACAGCTATTTCAAATGATTTTTTAAAGGATAGACAACAAATTTATAAGCCATCAGGTAGAATTCCTTTATTAAATCAACAATTGAAAGAATTTAATCGCTTAGAACAAAGCATTAGATTGGTTGAGGAACAGGAAAATACTTATCGTGCTAAATGGAATCGACGACTTGAGTTAGAAAAACTATTAGAAAAAGAGAAAAAAGAGCTTGAAGATAGTATGTCTCTTGAAAAAACATTACTGGAGCAACAAAAATATTTCCCACTTTATACTGAATGGCAGACGCTAAATCAAGAAACAGGTGGAAGTAGCACAGAACAAGCACCAAAAACGACAGTTAAAAGTGTGTCTGAAGCGTTGCAAGAATATAAATTCTTAACGAAAAAAGAAACGGAATTATTAGAAAATCAAAGTGATATCATTAAAGACATCACGCCAGCTGTTCAATTTTATCTTGAAAATCAAGAATTATTTGACCAATTGTTAGATGATCAATTAAGTGTTCAATCTATCAGTGAGCGTCAAGAAGTGTTGCAACAACAGTTGGATGCTTACACATCTAGTAAAAAAGAGTTGTACGATAAGTATCGTTTGTCAAATGCCTTACTTGATGTGGTGATTGAAGATAAAGAAGAAGAGTCGTTAAAAGAGCTAGCTGAAGCAGAGGAAGAGTTACTTAGAAAACAAGTCATTTTATCTAATGAAAAAAGTCGCTTGTCAATTAGACAACGAAATCTAGATAAAGAATTATCTAAATCAGAAAATCAGTTATCTATTCCATCAATGAGTCACTCAGAAGATGGTGAGATAGATGAGGCACCATTCTTTGATTCATTTACAATCAAAATGTTTTCTGGTTTGTCACTTGCGATTGCAGTCATGATGTTATTGTTGGCCATTGTTTTAGGATTGTCATGGTTGTACGTTATTGTAGCGGCATTTGTCGGTTTAGGTGTGTTTGGGTTTATTAAAGCAAATAAAGTACCCAAATATCATCCTGTAACACCTGAAGAAGCGAAGTCTATATATAAACAGCAACTAAATGAAGCCGATCAATTGGCTGATGAGTTAAATGATTTAGAAAAAAACTTAGCAATTTTCAATGAACAAGAAGCGTTAGTAAATAAACAAAAAGAACAATGGGTGACAGCTTATGGTTTCCCTATGGATGAAACAGTATCAATGTGGTTAACGACTTTACCAGTTTTTAGTCAATTACGCGATATCCAAAAAAATGAGCAAGAGATGACATTACAACTTGCAACAATTGATAAAGCCATTACGTCATATAAAGAGTCTCTTTCATTTGCCAAAGATTGGATTCCTTTAGAAGGTAAAAACATACGTGAGAGCTTTAAAGAAGTTAAACAATTTGCTGATACACAAAAAGAAGCCATCAACCGTTTGGAAGGTAGCGAAACAAATAATATCCAAAGTGAATTAGCTTCTATTAGACATCAAAAATCAGCTTGCCAAACATTGATTAATGAATTAACCAATCAGCATGAATCAACACCAATTGATGTAGCAAAAGAATGGTTAAATCGTCAAGAACAGTTAGGTCAAAATGCTAATCGTATTGATGAGTTAGAACGTCAATTAGAAAATGTGTTTGATTTGTCTAAGAATTATAACTTATTGTCAATTAATAAAAGTTTAATGAAATTAAAAGCGGAACAAGATGAGCATAAAGATCAAGAAAAGGCTTATCAAACCGAGTGGCAACAGATTGATTATGATATGAAACAAATGGAAAAAAATGGGTCATTGGATGATTTACGCCAAGAGAGAGCAACTCAATTATCTAAGATTGAAGAAATGACGGAACAATGGTTAACGCTACGTTTTTCTGAAGAATTAGTGCAACGATTATTCCAATATTTATCAGATCAACAGCTTCCAACGCTTTTAGGTACTGTCACAGGTTACTTCAATTTACTAACTAATAAAACGTATCACAAAGTTCTAGTTGAAGATGGTCAACTAATTATTGTAGACAATCATCAAAGGCAGTGGAAAATCGACCAATTATCAACAGGGACAAAAGACCAGTTGTATATGGCCTTTCGTTTAGCCTTTATTCACTTGCATAGTGAAGATTATGGCTCACCGATTATTATTGATGATGGTTGGTTGCACTTTGATGACACACGTAAAGTAACACTGTTTAAGTTATTAGATATGTTAGGTAAAGATAACCAAGTAATCTGTTTAACGTCTGATACAACCATGAGGGATTATTTTGAAACAAAAGATAAGTCTGTATTGGTTATTGGAAAGGAAGAAACAGCATGA
- a CDS encoding 3'-5' exoribonuclease YhaM family protein: protein MKKLRDLVVDETFETFVLLKTADVRVARNGKKFIAFTFQDNSGTIDGKYWGASDEDIATFTTGNVVLLNGKRELYQNMPQVKIMHLRLAKEGEPTDPSLYMEKAPIDIDEMKQEFNDYLLDITQAKWHRIVRHIFSKYQKEFFDYPAAKRNHHAFAGGLAFHTLTMLRLAKSVANEYSELNPSLLYAGVMLHDLGKVHELSGPVATEYTLAGNLLGHIVLIDEEITTACIELNIPELDEEVLVLKHVVLAHHGLLEYGSPVRPKIMEAEVLHHLDNLDASIQMMLGSLKQINPGEYTERIFGLDNRNFYLPNI, encoded by the coding sequence ATGAAAAAATTGAGAGATTTAGTAGTAGATGAAACGTTTGAAACATTTGTTTTGCTCAAAACAGCAGATGTTCGAGTCGCTAGAAATGGTAAAAAGTTTATCGCGTTTACTTTTCAAGATAACTCAGGCACAATAGATGGCAAGTATTGGGGTGCGTCAGATGAAGACATTGCGACATTTACTACAGGAAATGTTGTGTTGTTAAACGGAAAGCGTGAACTTTATCAAAATATGCCACAAGTGAAAATTATGCATCTTCGTTTGGCTAAAGAAGGTGAGCCAACAGATCCATCATTATACATGGAAAAAGCACCGATTGATATTGATGAGATGAAGCAAGAATTCAATGATTATTTGTTAGATATTACGCAAGCAAAATGGCATCGAATTGTCCGTCATATTTTTAGTAAATATCAAAAAGAATTCTTTGATTATCCGGCTGCAAAACGTAATCATCATGCGTTTGCCGGAGGTCTTGCTTTTCATACATTAACGATGTTACGATTGGCAAAATCAGTGGCAAATGAATACTCTGAGTTGAATCCATCTTTATTATATGCAGGGGTGATGTTGCATGATTTAGGGAAAGTCCATGAACTGTCAGGGCCAGTTGCAACAGAGTATACATTAGCTGGTAATTTATTGGGACATATTGTCTTGATTGATGAGGAAATTACAACAGCATGTATTGAATTAAACATACCTGAATTAGATGAGGAAGTATTAGTTTTAAAACATGTGGTATTAGCTCATCATGGTCTGTTAGAATATGGTTCTCCTGTTAGACCGAAAATTATGGAAGCAGAAGTCCTACATCATTTAGATAATCTAGATGCGTCAATTCAGATGATGCTAGGTTCTTTAAAACAAATTAATCCAGGTGAGTATACTGAGCGTATTTTTGGATTAGATAATCGTAACTTTTACTTGCCAAATATATAA